The DNA window TTCCAACAATTACAAAAAAGGAAACATCAATGAAATATAAAAATGCAATCGCTCTTGCCACTTTGTTGGCCGGAGCCACAGGTGGATCCCCTTTGCTCGCTGCCAACGGACACTATGTACCCGGTGTAGAAGGCATTGACGGGCCTGCAGTGCCCCCACCCGGGGCGTACTATCGTGGCTATCTGGTGCATTACGATATAGACAACCTGAGAGGCGGCCAGGGAACCAAAGCCCCAGGGGGAAACACGGGTGAGGTTACGGCGCTGGCTAATCGGTTTATCTGGATCACAGATGAAACATTTTTGGGAGCTACTTACGGCGTAGAGCTGATTGTTCCGCTGCAACATACCTCACTTGATTTTGAAGGGTTGGGCGTTCGGGACAGCGACAGCGGTTTGGGGGACGTTTTCGTTGGTCCGATTGTGCTGGGCTGGCACGGACAACAGTGGGATGCGGTTTTTGCGGCGGGTCATTGGTTTGACACCGCAAGCTATGAGCCCACCGAGCCCGCATCCATAGGCAAAGGTTATGGTACTACCATGCTGACGCTGGGTGGATCTTGGCATATTGATGCCGACAAACGCTGGTCTGTTTCAACACTGTCCCGTTACGAGATCAAGACCGAAGTCGAAAACAGTGATGTTACACCTGGAAACAGTTATCTAATTGAGTGGGCTCTGAACCATCGCCTGGATAGCGGCCTGAACGTCGGATTGGTGGGCTACGAAGCATGGCAGTTTGAACAGGATAGTGGCGCTGGCGCGGGTCCAGACAAAGCTGAAAAACATGCCCTGGGCGCGGAGGTGGGATACTTCTGGCCAAGTTACGGAGTGGGCTTAAACGGCGCTTTATATCACGAGTACAACAATAAAACAGGTCCGGAAGGGCAGCTTTTGCGCCTTCAGCTAACCAAGATGTTTTAAGACAGACGACGCTAACAAGAAAGGTGAGCCATGCAAGAGTTTAAGCATTTTATCAATGGTGAATATGTGGCCTCGGCCGCTGGCAAGACATTTGAAAATCGTTGTCCTGTCGATAACAGCCTCATTGGCCAGGTGCATGAGGCGGGTGAACTGGAAGTTGATGCCGCTGTCCGAGCCGCCAAAGCTGCGTTGAAAGGTCCTTGGGGCAAGTTGACCCAGAAAGAACGCTCCACAATGTTGCACAAGATCGCCGATCGAATTAATGAGCGTTTTGACGAATTCTTAGAAGCAGAGTGTCGAGATACCGGTAAACCTCGCTCGATGGCCAGTCACATCGACATTCCTCGTGGTGCGGCCAACTTTAAAGAGTTTGCTGACAGCTTGAATCATCCGACTGAGGGGTTCCGTATGGAGACCCCGGATGGCACCGGTGCCATCAATGTAGGTCAGCGAACCCCTAAAGGCGTGATTGCCGTTGTTTCTCCCTGGAATCTACCGTTGCTACTGATGACGTTTAAGGTTGGCCCCGCGCTGGCGTGCGGTAATACGGTGGTTGTTAAGCCGTCAGAAGAAACGCCTGCTACGGCTACGTTATTGGGTGAAGTGATGAATGAGTGTGGCGTACCGGCGGGCGTGTTCAACGTGGTGCACGGTTTTGGTCCTGACTCGGCAGGTGCTTTCCTGACCACTCATCCCTTGGTTGATGCCATAACGTTTACCGGTGAAACCCGCACCGGAGAAATTATTATGAAGGCTGCCGCGGTAGGGCTGCGCAACGTCTC is part of the Marinobacter sp. JH2 genome and encodes:
- a CDS encoding 2-hydroxymuconic semialdehyde dehydrogenase, with the translated sequence MQEFKHFINGEYVASAAGKTFENRCPVDNSLIGQVHEAGELEVDAAVRAAKAALKGPWGKLTQKERSTMLHKIADRINERFDEFLEAECRDTGKPRSMASHIDIPRGAANFKEFADSLNHPTEGFRMETPDGTGAINVGQRTPKGVIAVVSPWNLPLLLMTFKVGPALACGNTVVVKPSEETPATATLLGEVMNECGVPAGVFNVVHGFGPDSAGAFLTTHPLVDAITFTGETRTGEIIMKAAAVGLRNVSMECGGKNPGIVFADCDLEKAVAGTMRSAFVNCGQVCLGTERIYVERPIYDRFLARMKEEVAKLKLGRPEDPDANFGPLVSLEHRDKVKSYYDLAREEGATVEVGGDIPDMGAELNDGAWIEPTIWTGLPENARVIREEIFGPCCHIRPFDTEEEAIALANNTDYGLACAIWTENSSRAIRVAEQMEVGLAWVNSWFLRDLRTSFGGAKQSGLGREGGVHGLEFYSETKNICIKL
- a CDS encoding transporter, whose protein sequence is MKYKNAIALATLLAGATGGSPLLAANGHYVPGVEGIDGPAVPPPGAYYRGYLVHYDIDNLRGGQGTKAPGGNTGEVTALANRFIWITDETFLGATYGVELIVPLQHTSLDFEGLGVRDSDSGLGDVFVGPIVLGWHGQQWDAVFAAGHWFDTASYEPTEPASIGKGYGTTMLTLGGSWHIDADKRWSVSTLSRYEIKTEVENSDVTPGNSYLIEWALNHRLDSGLNVGLVGYEAWQFEQDSGAGAGPDKAEKHALGAEVGYFWPSYGVGLNGALYHEYNNKTGPEGQLLRLQLTKMF